The genome window GCGCGGCATCACGCCGCCGTCGCGCGGGATCCCCGCATCGCTCTGGCTGGCGTGGGAGGTGGCGCTCTTCCTGGCTGCCACGGCGTTGCTGCTGGCGATGGTGCAAGCGGGGCGGTTGACCCTGGGCGCCACACGTGGCCTGTCGGCGATGGTGGCACCCAGCATCGCCGCCGTCGCCGCCGTCATGGCGCCGCTGCTCTGGAGCGCCCCCGGGCGTTGGCCCGGCTGGTATCCGACCCTCTGGATCGCGGCGTTGGCGGCATTGGCGCTGGCGCGGCGCACCCGCGGCTCCGTATTGCACGCGTCGTTCGTCGCCGCGTGTGGCGCGGCGACGCTGGTCTGGGGAGCGGTGTCGCGCGAGCGCGTCGCGCTGGCCGAGCGGGACGTGCAGGGGCTCACCGTCCCCGATGCGGAGACGCAGCGCCTTCTCGAGCGATTTGCCGACACCCTGCACGGGAGCGCGCCACCGCGCACGCGGGTCGACCTGCTGCGGCTGTACATCGCCTCCGACCTGGCGGCGTCGGGCAACCCGATGGAGCTGGCGACGTGGGGGGCCGGTGCCACCTCTCCAGACGCCGAGTTGGTGGTCGCCGACTTCGAGCGCCGTCCCGAAGGCGAGCGTGAGGTGGTCGCCGAGGTGGCGACGTCGGGGCGAGCGGTGGTGCGCGAGATGGCGTCGGTGCAGGGGGTGCAGCTCGTCCTGGCGGCACCCGTGGACTCCGGGCGGGTGGTGACCGTGGTCGTCTCGCCGCGCACGCGCCTCATCGCCGACGACCCGTTCGCCGCCCTGCTGGGGCTCGAGGTGCCGACGATCGTCGAGCCGCCGTACCGCCTGGCGGTCGCCTCGTTAGGGCGCGACGCGTCGCTCGACGAATCGCGGCGGTGGGTGCGCCTGGGCGACGAGTTGCACGGCGACTGGCGCATCGGCGGGACGCGCGGCTTCGTGCGCGCGCACGTCGAGGTCGAGCTGCGCTCGATCGACGCGCTCGTGCAGCGCGGGGCGTTGCTCGTCCTGCTCGACCTGGGGATCGTCGTGCTGCTCTGGACGCTGGCCGCGGCCGCCGACGGCGCGCTGTGGCGCTGGGTCCGCGTGCGGGTGCGGCGCTGGCGCTCCTCGTACCGCACACGCCTGACGGCGGTGGTCTTCGCCGCCTTCATCCTCCCGGCGGGCGCCTTCGCCATCTGGACCTACCGCCGGCTGCAAGACGAAGATCAACTCTCGCGCGAGCTGCTGGTGCGCGAGACGCTGCGTGCGGTGGCCGCCACCAGCGACCTCGGTCGTCTCTCCCAGGAGGGCGATCGCCTCGACACGCCGCTCTTCCTGTACAATGGCGGACGGCTCACGCGCTCCAGCGACGAGCTGTACGACGCCCTGGTGCCGCTGGGGCGGTACCTCGACCCGGTCGCCGCGCAGGGGGTCGCGTTAGGCGAGGAGGTCGCCGCCAATCGCCGCATCACCGTGGGCGGCGTGACCACCCTCGTCGGCTATCGCGTGCTGATGGACACGCGCAGCGAGCGCATCATCCTCGCGGCGCCCGCCAGGCGCAGCGAGCAGACGCTGGAGCGGCAGCGCAGCGATCTCGGCGTCCTGGTCGCCTTCGCCACCGCGCTGGGCGCCCTGGCGGCGCTCTGGCTGAGCGGGCTGGTGGCGCGCGGCTTCGCTGCCCCCATCGGGGCGCTGCGCGATGCGGCGATCGACGTCGCCGGCGGGCGTGCGACGCTCCCCTCGCTCGGCTCGCTCCCGCCGTACGAGTTCCGCCCCGTGTATTCCGCGTTCCGCCAGATGGTCACCGACCTCGGCGCCTCGCGCACCGCGCTCGAGGAGGCACAGCGTCGCACCGAGGCGGTCCTGCGCAACGTGGCCAGCGGCGTCATCGCCTGCGACCCCGACGGGACGATCACGCTCGCCAACGCGCAGGCCGAGCGCATCCTCGGGCGCGCGATCCCACCGGGGGAGACGCTGCAGGCGCTGGGCGTCCCGGCCCTGCATGTGCAGCTGACGGCGTTCGCTGGAGGTGAGGGCGCCCGCGGTGCCGACGCCGCCTTCGCGCTGGAGCATCGCGGGCGCGACCTGCGCGTGCGCCTGACGCGGCTCTCGCGCGGCGGGGGTGGGGTCGTCCTCACGCTCGATGACGTCACCGACCTCGCACGGGCGCAGCGCGTCTTTGCCTGGGGGGAGATGGCGCGCCAGGTGGCGCACGAGATCAAGAACCCGCTCACGCCCATTCGCCTGGGGGTGCAGCACCTGCGGCGCGCCCGGGCCGACCGGCGTGAGGACTTCGACGCCATCCTCGAGCGGAACGTCACGCGCATCCTCGCGGAGATCGATCGCCTGGACGAGATCGCGCGATCCTTTTCCAAGTTTGGCACCGTCCCCGGCGAGCGGGATCCCGGGACGCCGACCGATGTCGCCGCCGTACTGCGCGACGTCGCCGCGCTCGAGCGCATGGGGGACTCGGGGGTGGAGTGGGTCGTGGAGCACGGCGACGAGGCGGCATGGGCTCTCTCGCACGCCGAGGAGCTGCGCGAGGTCCTGCTCAACCTGCTGGAGAACGCGCGCCACGCGAACGCGCGGCGCGTGGTGGCGCGCATCATCCGCACCCCGGAGCACGTGACCATCGAGGTGGAGGATGACGGCGATGGCATCGCCGCCGACGTGCTCCCGCGCGTCTTCGAACCGCACTTCTCCACGCGGACGAGTGGAAGCGGGCTGGGGTTGGCGATTTCCAAGCGCCTCGTCGACGCCTGGGGCGGCTCCATCCAGATCGGTCCGGCGACTCCGCGCGGCACGGACGCCCAGCCGACCGACCCGACCGCGCCGTCAGATGGAACAAAGGTGCGGGTGACGCTGGTACCGGCGACGTCGCCGTAACAGCTTTCGGGCATGTCATCGACCCCCTACGACGGCGTCCGTGCCGCGCGTCCGGCGGACTCCCCCGACGCGCCCAACCGTGTGTCGTATGAGCTGCCGACGCACCTGCGCAGCTGGGAGCTCCCGCCGGAATGGGCGTGGGGGAGCGAAGGGGTCTTCATGGAGTACCGCCACTACCAGGAGATTCGCGACGCCCTCGGGCGCTCGCTCTCGCTGGTGAGTGCGCCGGACCCGGCGCACGTGGGCTGGCTCGCACGCGAGGCGCGCTACCTGGCGCACCGCAATCACCCCGCGATTCCGACGACGTATCACTACTGGGCGCCGCATTCGCAGAGCAAGCGTGGCCCGGGCTACCTGCGCCGCTGGATCTCGTCGGAAACCATCGGCGGGCGCGTGCGCCGCACCGGCCCCGAGGAGATCCCCGCGGTCATGCGAATGATCCGCGCCGTCGGATCGACGCTCGCCTACCTGCACGACTCGGGGCAGACGCACGGCGGGATGTCGCCGGAGGTCGTGTGGGCGTCGCCGTCGGGGCGCTTCTGGGTCCTGGGATGGCAATGGGCGATGCTGCGACAGGAGGTGCCGGACGGCCTGCTCCCCGATCGTCGCTGGACACCGATGCCCCCAGAGTGGGAGGGCGCGGGGTGGCAGCCGTCGCTCGCCTCGGATCAATGGCAGCTGGCGGCGACCTGCTTTCTCGCCTTGACCGGGGAGATGCCCCCGTCGAGCGAAGCGCCCCCCATTCGCCTCATGCGTCCGGAGTGCCCGCAGGCGCTGGCCCACATCCTCGACCAGGCGCTCGTCCCCGATCCCACGTTGCGGCATCGGTCGGTGTCGTCGATGCTGCGCGCCCTGGAACGCGTGAGCGGGACGCGCTCGATGTTCGTCAGCGCGCCGGCCATCCCCTCGGCGCTCAGCGAAGAGGGGCGCCTTCGTTGGGCGGTGGGCGACGACTACGAGATCCTCGGCTTCCTCGGGAAGGGGACCTTCGGCAGCGTGTGGCGCGCCCGCGACCTCTCGCTCGAGCGCGAGGTCGCCTTGAAGATGTTGCACCCGGCGGTGGCCGAGGACGAGCGGGCGGTGGCGCGCTTCCGTCGTGAGGCGCGGCTGGCGGCGATGCTCGCGCACCCGGCCATCATCCCCATCTACGATTGGGATGCGCGCGGCGAGGTCACCTGGTACACGATGGAGCTGGCCGAGGGGGGCTCGGTGGCCGAACTCGTGGCTCGCGCCGGCCCGCGCCCCTTCGAGGAGGTCGCACCGCAGGTGGAGGCGATCCTCGACGCGCTCAACGCGGCGCACACCAACGGAATCGTGCACCGCGACCTCAAGCCCGAGAACGTCCTGATCGATCGCTACCGTCGCTGGCGCATCACCGACTTCGGGATCGCCAAGGGCGAAGACGAGCAGGCGGGTGCCACCGGGACCCCGGCCTTCGCCGCCCCCGAGCAGTTGCTGGGAGAGGCCCAGGGTCCCGCCGTCGACTGTTTCGGCGTGGCCGCGATCATCTACTACGTGCTCGCCGGCATGCCGCCGTTCGACGCTCGCGACACGCAGGCGCTGCTCGCCCAGCAGTTGGGGGCCCGCTACGACGAGAGCGTGCTGCCGCCGCCACTCCAGCCCTTCATCAAGCGGGGACTCTCTCCCGACCCGACGCAGCGCTTCAGCGACGCCGGGGCGATGAAGGAGGCGTGGCGCGAAGTCGTGGAGGAGATGGAGCGCGAGGCGCGCCGTGGCGACACCTGGTGGGGACGCGTGCTCGGCTAGCGCGCGACCGATCGTCGCGGTCGACGCAACGCACGACGCCCCGCTCGCGAGCGGGGCGTCGTCGTTTCCTGGCCCTGCACGCAGCCTAACGCGCGCCGGCGCGTCCCTTGAGGTCGTTGTACACGATGTCGAGAAAGACGTCGGGGGTCATGAAGCCCTTGCCCCACTTGGCGTCGAACTCGGCCGTCGGTTTGGCCGCCGCCACCTCGGTGAGCGACTTCCCTTGCGACACGAGGGTGCGGATCCGGTCGCGAATCGTCCCGATCACGCGCCGGAACTCCTGCAGGTCGGCCTTGCTGGCCACCGGACCGTGGCCGGGGATGATCTTCGTCTGGTCGTTGGCGATGGCGAGCACGCGATCGGCGGCGGCGATGATCCCGTCGATGGTACCGCCGCTCCCCGAGTCGATGAACGGGTAGCTCCCGTTGGGAAAGGCATCGCCCATGTGGATCACGTTCGCCTTCACGAAGTGGATGTACGCGTCGCCGTCCGTGTGCGCCGGCGCCAGGTGCACCACGCGCAACGAATCGCCGTTGAGGTGCAGCGAGATGTCCTCGGCGAAGGTGACGACCGGGAGCGCCGCGTAGGGCGACGGCGGCGTCGTGCGGTTGAAGCGCTGCGAGAACTGCGCGGTGCTCATGCGCTTGCGCACGTTGTCGTGCGCCACGATCACCGCTCCCGTCTTGCCGAACGCTTCGTTGCCGCCCGTGTGGTCACCGTGCAGGTGCGTGTTGATCACGAAGCGCACCGGCTTGTCGGTGAGGCGCGCAATCGCCGCCTTGATCTTGTCGCTCAGCGGCGCGTACTGGTCGTCGATGAGCACCGCGCCGTCGTCGCCGATCAGCAGCCCCATGTTGCCGCCGCTCCCGAACAGCGCGTACACGCGCGGGGCGAGCTGCTGAACGGTGACCTGCACCGAATCGAAGTTCTGTTGCGCCATCGCCGGACGTGCCACCACGATCGTCGCGGTGGCCGCCAGGAGCGCGAGGAGGGATGGGCGACGCATCAGCGGTCTCCGTCGAGCATCCCGCCCAGCACGCCGAGCACCGACCCTTCCTCGCGGCGTCCACCGCCGGCGCGTGGGGCAGCGGCGATGATGCGGTCGGCCAGGCGAGAGAAGGGGAGCGTCTGCAGCACCACCTTGCCCGGTCCCGTCAGCTGCATGAAGAACAACCCCTCGCCCCCGAAGAGCGCGGTCTTGATCCCCGGGACCATCTGGATGTCGTACGACACCGTCGGCTGCATGGCCACAAGGCACCCCGTATCGACGCGCAACCGCTCGCCCGCCGCCAGGGTGAGCTCCATCAGTGTCCCCGACGCGTGCAGGAAGACGAGCCCGTCCCCCATCAGCTTCTGCAGGATGAATCCCTCGCCGCCGAAGAAGCCGGCGCCGATGCGACGCGTGAACGCGACCGTGACATCGACCCCGCGCGCCCCGCACAGGAACGAGTCCTTCTGCGCGATGATCGTCCCGCCCCAGCTCGCCAGGTCGATCGCCTGGATCTTTCCCGGATACGGGGCGGCGAACGCCACGTCACGGCGGATCGTCGCCTCGTTCATGAACCAGGTCACGAAGAACGAGTCACCCGACAGCACTCGCTTGCCGGCAGACATGAGTTTGTCGAAGAGCCCGCCGCCACGCCCGGTCTGGTCGAGCGAGGTCGCCATGCGGATCCCGTCCTGCATGTACATCATCGCCCCCGCCTCGGCCACGACAGCCTCGCCGGGATCGAGCGTGATCACCACGCCCTGCAGGTCATCCCCAATCAACCGATAGTCGATCTCGTCTGCTCTCATGGCCTGGCCTCGCACTGGGATCGAGGCGCGCCGGGCGGCGCGCGGATGAGGTGCAAGTCGGCGCGCCACCGCGCCGCACCGACCTGGCACCGAACTCCGGGGAAATGAACGGAGGACGGGTCGGAACGGTAGGGGAGCCCGGGCACCGACGCACATCGACGTCGCGCGCGAAGTGCGGACGCCGTCGGCCGGCGCTACCTTGCCACGATGACTACACGCCTCGTGTCCCCCCGTCGTGGCCGGCGCGCCATGCGCACCGTGTACCTGTTGACCTTCGCGACGCTCATGGCCGCGTGCTCGGCGGAGACCAAGGAGAAGACGAGCACGTCGGCGGGGAACGCGGCGGCCGAGACCTCACCGTCGGCGGCGGCACCCGCCGGAGGGGCGGCGACGCCGGGCGCCACCTCGCCATGTCTGATGGAGGGGGCGTGGACCCCGTGTGCCATCGAGGATCGGCTCGTGCACGCGGGGGTGGTCCTCGATCGTCAGGCGGAGCCGGTGAGGCATCCGTTCTTCACCGTCCCCGGGACGGTGTATCACATCGGGAACCCCGAGCACGAACTGCAGGTCTTTCTCTATCCCACGGCGGCTGACCGCGAACGCGACACCGCCGCGCTGGACAGTGCGACCGCCTCGCCCAAGGGGACGCGCGTGATCTGGCGCACGCCGCCCACGCTGGTGACCTCGAATAACATGGCGGCGGTGATCCTCAGCCTCAACGACCGGACCGTCGAGCGCCTGGCGTTGGCGCTGGCGGCCGGGCTCCCCCAGCCGGAGAAGCGTTAGGCGCGGGCGGCTCGCGCGAGGGCGGTGCGCTGCGCTGACCGGACTGGTGCCCGGTCGGCTGCCCCGTCAGCTGCCCCGGAACGATCGCCCCGGCACCGAACTTCGCCCGCAGGGCATCGACCGCCGTGGCGAGCGCGCGATCGCGTGCGGTCTCCAGTGCCTCGGGGGCTGGCGCCTCGCCAAAGAGCGAAAGCTGCGCGACCTCATCCGCTCCGTCGCTCAGCCCCGACAGCCCGACGCCCAGCAGGCGGGCCGGCGTACGGCGCGCCGTGCGCAGCTTGCGCAGCAGTTCGTGCGCCACGCCGAGGATCACGCGGTCGGCCACGACCGGCGCATCGAGGGTGCGACTCGCACTTCGCAGGCGAAAATCGGCGTCCTTGAGCTTCACCGTGATGGTGCGCGCCGTGAGCGCCTTGCCGCGCAGGTCCGACGCCACACGTGTCACCAGGCGCACCAGTTCGACGTCGAGCTGCGCGTCGTCGTTCACGTCGTCGTGAAACGTGTCCTCGTGGCTGACACTCTTGGGCTGTTCGCGCGCCACCACCTCATCGCTCCCGATCCCCTGCACGCGGTCCAGGAGCCATCGGCCGGCGCGCTCCCCGAGCATGCGCTCCAGCGCCGGACGTCCGGCTGCCAGCACGTCGGGAACGGTATGGAGCCGCATGGCGGACAACCGATCGCGCAGCCGTGGCCCCACCCCGGGGATGTCGCCCAGCGGCACCTGGCGCACGAACGCTCCCTCGTCGCCGGGCGCCACGACAAAGACGCCGGTGCCGGCACTCCCCGGCTTGGGCTTCCCGAACTCGACGGCCAGCTTGGCGATGAGCTTGTTGGTGCCCCCGCCTAACGAAACGGCAAGCCCGGTCTCGCGGCGTACGGCGTCGCGAATCTCGTGCGCGACGTCGGCCAACGGGGCGCGGTGGTACAAGGTCTCGGTTCCCGACAGGTCCAGGTACCACTCGTCGATGCTCGCCCCCTGCACGATGGGGGCGAAGCGGTGCAGCACGGCCGAGATCTCGCGGCTCTTGCGCCCGCAGGCCCCGCGAGGAACCGGGACGCACATCGCCTGCGGACAGAGCCGCAGCGCGCGGGCAATCGGCATCGCCGACCGCACGCCGAACTGGCGCGCCTCGTAGGAGGCCGAGCACACGACGCCGCGCGACCCCGGCGCGCCGCCGACGATCAGGAGCGCGGCCCGACCGGCCCCCTCGGGGTCGACCATACGCGCCACCGCCACGAAGAACGCGTCCGCATCGACCAGCAGGATGCGGCGCGGCAACGGGAGGGACGGGGACGAGTCGGGGCGTGGGAGTGGCGGCATGGCTCGAGGGCGCGCCGGGAAGATACGACGACGCGCCGCCTCCCGGCTGGGGGAAGCGGCGCGTGAAACGCGGCCGGGGGGAGGGACCCCACCACGGCCGCCTCGCCAGCGTTAGGCGCTCGTCCCCGCCGAGTGCTCGGCACGCTCGAGGGCGTCGGCCTTCACGTAGTGCATCCGGTACTGGTCGCGCAGGAGCACCTTCTGCACCTTGCCCGTCCCGGTCTTGGGGAGCGTCTCCACGAAGACGATCTCGTCCGGGACCCACCACGACGCGAAACGCTCGGCGAGCCAGGCCTTGAGCGCCTGCTGCTCCACCTGCATCCCCGGCTTGCGCACGACGACGGCAAACGGACGCTCCGACCACTTGGGGTGCGGCAGGCCGATGACCGCGGCCTCGAATACCTCGGCGTGCCCCATCAGCGCCCCCTCGAGCGCCACCGAGCTCACCCACTCGCCCCCGGACTTGATCACGTCCTTCGACCGGTCGGTGATCGTCACGCAGCCGTCAGGCGCAATCGTGACGATGTCGCCGGTGCAGAACCAGCCATCGTCGGTGAACTGCGTGACCGGGTCCTCGGGGCGATAGTAGGCACTCGCGATCCACGGCCCGCGCACCTCGAGTTCGCCCATCGCCTTGCCATCCCAGGGGATGAGCCCATCCTCGCTTCGGGCGCGGATCTCCACCCCGGGGACCGGATAGCCCGCCTTGGCCAGCTGGTGGAACTGCTCGTGCTCGGCGATCCCCTCGTGCTTGCTCATGAGCTTGGAGATCGTCCCGATCGGCGACATCTCCGTCATCCCCCACCCCTGCTGCACGTGAATGCCGTGGCGCTGCTTGAAGCCGCGGATCATCGACTCCGGCGGGGCGGCGCCGCCCACCAGTGTCATGCGCATGGCGGAGAGATCCCACTTGCCCGGCGCCTGATCGAGGGCCTGCAGGATGCCTAACCAGATCGTGGGGACGCCGGCCGACATCGTCACCCGTTCGCCCGCCATGAGGTCGAGGAGCGACAGGGGATCGAGGTGCGGTCCCGGGTGCACCTGCGATGCCCCCATCAGGGCGCAGGTGTACGGGAAGCCCCAGGCGTTCACATGGAACATCGGCACCACCGGGAGCATCACGTCGCGTTCCACGATCCCCGCGCCGTCCGACGAGATCGACATCAGCGTGTGCAGGACCAGCGAGCGGTGCGAGTACAACACCCCCTTCGGCTTCCCCGTGGTCCCCGACGTGTAGCACATGGCCGCGGCCGAGCGCTCGTCCAGATCGTCGAAGGGGAAGGGCTCGTCCGACGTGTTGGCCAGGAGCGCTTCGTAGTCGAGCGCCCCGGCGGGAGTCTCGCCGCCGTCGGACATCACGATGACGTGCTTCACGGAGACGTGCGGCGCCACCTTCTCCCACAGCGGCCAGAGCACGTGGTCCACGAGGACGACCTGATCCTCCGCATGACCGATGATGTACGACAGGTCGGTCGGATGCAGGCGCAGGTTGAGCGTATGAAGGACGAACCCCGCCGAGGGGATGGCGAAGTAGGCCTCGAGATGTCGCTGGTTGTTCCACGCCAGGGTGGCCACGCGAGCGCCGGGCTCGAGCCCGAGCTCCTTGAGTGCGTGGGCGAGTCGCCCGGCACGCGCGATGACTTCCCCGTACGTCGCGCGCGAGATGGTCCGGTCGGGACGGCGCGAAATCACCTGCTTCTCGGGGTACAGATCGCGCGCTCGCCGAATGATCATCGGGATCGAGAGCGGTACTTCCTGCATCAGGCCTTGCATGGGAAAGACTCCAGGCGGGCGACGATGTTGACTGTCGGGAGGAAATCCTGACCGGTGGGCGCGAAGAAACTGCTACGCATGCGCGAACGGCACAACCCGGCCGTTGAGGAACGAACGAGACGCCGGCACCGACGCAAGCCCTCGGGCCTGCCGAAGACGGACCAACACGGCGTGCTGGCCGCGCCGCGGCGGGGGCGCTAACCTCCGGCTTCCCCGCACCCTTTTCGTCATGTCGCGTTTGCCATCCGCGCTCGCCGCTGGCCGTGTTCCGCTCGTTGCCGCCGCTGCCGCCGTTGTCGCCGTCTCGATGGCGCCCACGCCCGCGCGCGCGCAGGGCAATACCGACGTCTTCCTCGCGTCGTTAGTGCTGCGCCCCGGCGCCGTGCAGGTCACCGCGCTCCGCAACGTGACGGCCCGCGAGGGCTACGACAACCAACCCGCCTTCTCGCGCGACGGCCGCACCCTCTACTTCACGTCGACCCGCGAGGACGCGCAGGCCGATATCTACGCGTACGCACTCGCCGATGGCACGATGTCGCGCGTCACCCGCACCGCGCCGG of Gemmatimonadota bacterium contains these proteins:
- a CDS encoding MBL fold metallo-hydrolase, encoding MRRPSLLALLAATATIVVARPAMAQQNFDSVQVTVQQLAPRVYALFGSGGNMGLLIGDDGAVLIDDQYAPLSDKIKAAIARLTDKPVRFVINTHLHGDHTGGNEAFGKTGAVIVAHDNVRKRMSTAQFSQRFNRTTPPSPYAALPVVTFAEDISLHLNGDSLRVVHLAPAHTDGDAYIHFVKANVIHMGDAFPNGSYPFIDSGSGGTIDGIIAAADRVLAIANDQTKIIPGHGPVASKADLQEFRRVIGTIRDRIRTLVSQGKSLTEVAAAKPTAEFDAKWGKGFMTPDVFLDIVYNDLKGRAGAR
- a CDS encoding TIGR00266 family protein: MRADEIDYRLIGDDLQGVVITLDPGEAVVAEAGAMMYMQDGIRMATSLDQTGRGGGLFDKLMSAGKRVLSGDSFFVTWFMNEATIRRDVAFAAPYPGKIQAIDLASWGGTIIAQKDSFLCGARGVDVTVAFTRRIGAGFFGGEGFILQKLMGDGLVFLHASGTLMELTLAAGERLRVDTGCLVAMQPTVSYDIQMVPGIKTALFGGEGLFFMQLTGPGKVVLQTLPFSRLADRIIAAAPRAGGGRREEGSVLGVLGGMLDGDR
- a CDS encoding PAS domain-containing protein — its product is MALSSGERTTLGWLASAAGAIVLGAWWLRTWGEPYLIGTTAAIAVALTLALFGTRRLPKLASVVALAWLAAEGWIAMGVFARLDRDWASYERDRGARAEQAFVATIAEDLATLQGAAARALDVPAGVDARFRALEDALPSAVLGEVSAVVFEGERPTTWMGTVRLDVDSLVAPAGVAWSEFYVVAFATATREGRRAVMMRVLAASPPADRLSHSLSATVAAREEIGGLELVRGARPGFRQAAPSVAPELWVQARTMGAGPARLRVEERARLRGVLALMVALLAVLAVAWRRPAPAWRRFATLGVALVLVWRLPLSSLSNQLPPFDPSYFFAASGGAFTASVGALALTGALAVLAVFAVRRLRGGRWVRWVAPLVVLLIASLGPFLMRDLARGITPPSRGIPASLWLAWEVALFLAATALLLAMVQAGRLTLGATRGLSAMVAPSIAAVAAVMAPLLWSAPGRWPGWYPTLWIAALAALALARRTRGSVLHASFVAACGAATLVWGAVSRERVALAERDVQGLTVPDAETQRLLERFADTLHGSAPPRTRVDLLRLYIASDLAASGNPMELATWGAGATSPDAELVVADFERRPEGEREVVAEVATSGRAVVREMASVQGVQLVLAAPVDSGRVVTVVVSPRTRLIADDPFAALLGLEVPTIVEPPYRLAVASLGRDASLDESRRWVRLGDELHGDWRIGGTRGFVRAHVEVELRSIDALVQRGALLVLLDLGIVVLLWTLAAAADGALWRWVRVRVRRWRSSYRTRLTAVVFAAFILPAGAFAIWTYRRLQDEDQLSRELLVRETLRAVAATSDLGRLSQEGDRLDTPLFLYNGGRLTRSSDELYDALVPLGRYLDPVAAQGVALGEEVAANRRITVGGVTTLVGYRVLMDTRSERIILAAPARRSEQTLERQRSDLGVLVAFATALGALAALWLSGLVARGFAAPIGALRDAAIDVAGGRATLPSLGSLPPYEFRPVYSAFRQMVTDLGASRTALEEAQRRTEAVLRNVASGVIACDPDGTITLANAQAERILGRAIPPGETLQALGVPALHVQLTAFAGGEGARGADAAFALEHRGRDLRVRLTRLSRGGGGVVLTLDDVTDLARAQRVFAWGEMARQVAHEIKNPLTPIRLGVQHLRRARADRREDFDAILERNVTRILAEIDRLDEIARSFSKFGTVPGERDPGTPTDVAAVLRDVAALERMGDSGVEWVVEHGDEAAWALSHAEELREVLLNLLENARHANARRVVARIIRTPEHVTIEVEDDGDGIAADVLPRVFEPHFSTRTSGSGLGLAISKRLVDAWGGSIQIGPATPRGTDAQPTDPTAPSDGTKVRVTLVPATSP
- a CDS encoding DNA polymerase IV translates to MPPLPRPDSSPSLPLPRRILLVDADAFFVAVARMVDPEGAGRAALLIVGGAPGSRGVVCSASYEARQFGVRSAMPIARALRLCPQAMCVPVPRGACGRKSREISAVLHRFAPIVQGASIDEWYLDLSGTETLYHRAPLADVAHEIRDAVRRETGLAVSLGGGTNKLIAKLAVEFGKPKPGSAGTGVFVVAPGDEGAFVRQVPLGDIPGVGPRLRDRLSAMRLHTVPDVLAAGRPALERMLGERAGRWLLDRVQGIGSDEVVAREQPKSVSHEDTFHDDVNDDAQLDVELVRLVTRVASDLRGKALTARTITVKLKDADFRLRSASRTLDAPVVADRVILGVAHELLRKLRTARRTPARLLGVGLSGLSDGADEVAQLSLFGEAPAPEALETARDRALATAVDALRAKFGAGAIVPGQLTGQPTGHQSGQRSAPPSREPPAPNASPAGGARPPAPTPGARRSGR
- a CDS encoding protein kinase — protein: MSSTPYDGVRAARPADSPDAPNRVSYELPTHLRSWELPPEWAWGSEGVFMEYRHYQEIRDALGRSLSLVSAPDPAHVGWLAREARYLAHRNHPAIPTTYHYWAPHSQSKRGPGYLRRWISSETIGGRVRRTGPEEIPAVMRMIRAVGSTLAYLHDSGQTHGGMSPEVVWASPSGRFWVLGWQWAMLRQEVPDGLLPDRRWTPMPPEWEGAGWQPSLASDQWQLAATCFLALTGEMPPSSEAPPIRLMRPECPQALAHILDQALVPDPTLRHRSVSSMLRALERVSGTRSMFVSAPAIPSALSEEGRLRWAVGDDYEILGFLGKGTFGSVWRARDLSLEREVALKMLHPAVAEDERAVARFRREARLAAMLAHPAIIPIYDWDARGEVTWYTMELAEGGSVAELVARAGPRPFEEVAPQVEAILDALNAAHTNGIVHRDLKPENVLIDRYRRWRITDFGIAKGEDEQAGATGTPAFAAPEQLLGEAQGPAVDCFGVAAIIYYVLAGMPPFDARDTQALLAQQLGARYDESVLPPPLQPFIKRGLSPDPTQRFSDAGAMKEAWREVVEEMEREARRGDTWWGRVLG
- a CDS encoding long-chain fatty acid--CoA ligase produces the protein MQGLMQEVPLSIPMIIRRARDLYPEKQVISRRPDRTISRATYGEVIARAGRLAHALKELGLEPGARVATLAWNNQRHLEAYFAIPSAGFVLHTLNLRLHPTDLSYIIGHAEDQVVLVDHVLWPLWEKVAPHVSVKHVIVMSDGGETPAGALDYEALLANTSDEPFPFDDLDERSAAAMCYTSGTTGKPKGVLYSHRSLVLHTLMSISSDGAGIVERDVMLPVVPMFHVNAWGFPYTCALMGASQVHPGPHLDPLSLLDLMAGERVTMSAGVPTIWLGILQALDQAPGKWDLSAMRMTLVGGAAPPESMIRGFKQRHGIHVQQGWGMTEMSPIGTISKLMSKHEGIAEHEQFHQLAKAGYPVPGVEIRARSEDGLIPWDGKAMGELEVRGPWIASAYYRPEDPVTQFTDDGWFCTGDIVTIAPDGCVTITDRSKDVIKSGGEWVSSVALEGALMGHAEVFEAAVIGLPHPKWSERPFAVVVRKPGMQVEQQALKAWLAERFASWWVPDEIVFVETLPKTGTGKVQKVLLRDQYRMHYVKADALERAEHSAGTSA